The following are encoded in a window of Castanea sativa cultivar Marrone di Chiusa Pesio chromosome 9, ASM4071231v1 genomic DNA:
- the LOC142609080 gene encoding exopolygalacturonase-like yields MGKNLSILTISLLLLLASTSAEQVFDVKSYGGQPNADITQALTKAWKAACAVAGSKVVISAGTYKVGVVTLLGPCKGAIEFNLQGTLQAPSDLASFNGKDFWVSFERIDSLTVLGGGVFDGKGQTAWQKNNCDEKYNCKLLPINIRFDFVTNSIVRDIQSKDSKFFHINVLGCKNLQIQDVTITAPGDSPNTDGIHIGRSSNITISNAKIGTGDDCISIGDGAQDVTANQVTCGPGHGISVGSLGRYQNEQPVSGIRVIGGTLSSTQNGVRIKTWPSSPPGSASDMHFENIIMNNVANPILIDQGYCPNNQCSNKSPSKVKISNVSFKNIRGTSSTKEAVKLICSNGVPCQQVVVADIDLLYKGAGGSAISTCVNVKPTVSGKQNPPACTIKQ; encoded by the exons atgGGGAAGAATTTGAGCATTTTAACAATTTCCCTACTACTACTGTTGGCATCCACCAGTGCCGAGCAAGTCTTTGACGTCAAATCATATGGAGGACAACCTAATGCCGATATCACCCAG GCATTGACAAAAGCATGGAAAGCTGCATGCGCAGTAGCAGGaagtaaagttgtgatttcagCAGGAACATACAAAGTAGGTGTAGTGACTTTGTTAGGTCCATGCAAAGGTGCTATTGAGTTTAACCTTCAAGGCACCCTACAAGCCCCATCAGACCTTGCCTCCTTCAACGGTAAAGacttttgggtttcttttgagCGTATCGACAGTCTCACTGTGTTAGGTGGTGGAGTTTTTGATGGCAAAGGACAAACGgcatggcaaaaaaataattgtgacgAAAAGTACAACTGCAAACTACTTCCTATC AATATAAGGTTCGATTTCGTCACAAATTCAATAGTCCGTGACATTCAATCGAAGGACAGCAAATTTTTCCACATAAACGTTTTGGGATGCAAGAACTTGCAAATCCAAGATGTTACCATAACTGCACCCGGAGATAGCCCCAACACCGATGGAATCCACATCGGACGTTCATCTAACATCACCATCAGCAATGCCAAAATTGGAACAGGTGACGATTGCATCTCCATTGGTGATGGAGCCCAAGATGTTACTGCTAACCAAGTAACTTGTGGACCTGGCCATGGTATCAGCGTTGGAAGTCTTGGAAGGTACCAGAATGAACAGCCTGTTTCAGGAATCAGAGTAATTGGTGGCACCTTAAGCAGTACACAGAATGGTGTTAGAATCAAAACATGGCCTTCTTCCCCTCCTGGGAGTGCTTCAGATATGCATTTCGAGAATATTATCATGAACAATGTTGCCAATCCTATCCTCATTGATCAAGGCTACTGCCCAAACAATCAATGCTCAAACAAG TCTCCCTCGAAAGTTAAGATCAGCAATGTTAGCTTTAAGAACATTAGAGGCACTTCTTCAACAAAGGAAGCTGTGAAGCTTATTTGCAGTAATGGTGTTCCGTGCCAACAAGTGGTGGTTGCTGACATTGATCTCCTATACAAGGGAGCTGGAGGATCTGCTATTTCCACTTGTGTTAATGTCAAGCCCACCGTTTCGGGCAAGCAGAATCCACCTGCTTGTACCATCAAACAATAA
- the LOC142611079 gene encoding uncharacterized protein LOC142611079 encodes MLKSTHMTETAIQSREEDAELQRSTKKVKENHNLALPHVDSSYSSPKGRLSYKEKLLGEIPGAFEHVFNFGLNMDTEAESDDELPNLPIGEKAVKFSGSTKTKIRVPWTHAIIVKVFGKTVGYQFLHSHILSLWKPEGWMDCIDLGSDFFLIKFHTKDDHDRVLRDGHWFVGGHYFSIRCWEPNFRPSSANLSSVAVWIRLPELSIKYYAPSALREIGEAIEPVLRIDAHTAVESRGRYTRFCVQVNFNEPIIKLLKMGGIDQPVQYEGIHSLCFACGHVGHKAESCPYKINTPVAGGDAKEAGKYHARMRQTSSVKAGDAFGPWVLVTRKRQSFWKELKDKGQLPPSGSDSQSPRSQLGSDPFRNAMGSGIVDGDNFVGKRKPMRNPVGGPSGVESADKPTSLTKPITVVSLLDTKAVGSGPKSSKLKKKSRDSGGRKESNKKIFPTWKEVGAISVTSIVVVDAKQRSMGSLGFSLSKVREVKEFRAGGSAALSVTRNGASAVGEAPTMELCGVRSNLREEAYMRTEGSGEDMEIIPNPDPELPSLRVSSNQVGLSSSEAASTRIASLMCCFFSLFIHVFL; translated from the coding sequence ATGCTCAAGAGCACCCACATGACTGAAACTGCGATACAGTCAAGAGAAGAGGACGCTGAACTGCAACGGAGCACTAAGAAGGTCAAGGAGAATCACAACCTTGCCTTACCCCATGTTGATTCTTCCTACTCCTCACCAAAAGGGAGGTTGTCCTATAAGGAAAAGCTGCTAGGCGAGATTCCGGGGGCGTTTGAACATGTGTTTAACTTTGGACTTAACATGGACACCGAAGCGGAATCTGATGACGAGCTTCCTAATCTGCCAATCGGTGAGAAGGCCGTTAAATTCTCGGGAAGCACGAAAACAAAAATCAGAGTTCCATGGACCCATGCGATTATAGTCAAAGTCTTCGGGAAAACGGTCGGCTATCAGTTTTTGCACTCTCATATTCTTAGTTTGTGGAAGCCTGAGGGGTGGATGGACTGCATTGATTTAGGGTCTGACTTCTTCCTCATTAAGTTCCACACCAAGGACGATCATGACAGAGTTCTTAGGGATGGCCACTGGTTTGTTGGTGGACATTATTTTTCCATTAGGTGTTGGGAGCCCAATTTTAGACCTTCCTCAGCGAATCTGTCATCAGTGGCGGTTTGGATCCGTCTCCCTGAGCTTTCAATCAAGTACTATGCGCCTTCTGCTTTAAGAGAAATTGGGGAAGCTATCGAGCCTGTTCTAAGGATTGATGCCCATACGGCGGTAGAATCCAGAGGTAGGTACACCCGATTCTGTGTACAAGTTAATTTTAACGAGCCTATCATCAAGCTTCTAAAAATGGGTGGGATAGACCAGCCGGTCCAATACGAGGGGATCCATTCCTTGTGTTTTGCGTGCGGGCATGTGGGGCATAAGGCGGAGAGCTGCCCTTACAAGATTAACACTCCGGTGGCCGGTGGGGATGCAAAAGAAGCGGGAAAGTACCATGCGAGGATGAGACAAACTTCGTCAGTAAAGGCAGGAGATGCCTTTGGACCTTGGGTCTTGGTTACACGAAAAAGGCAATCCTTTTGGAAGGAGTTGAAAGATAAGGGTCAGCTTCCTCCTTCAGGGTCTGATAGCCAAAGCCCAAGGAGTCAACTTGGTTCTGACCCTTTCAGAAATGCAATGGGCTCGGGTATAGTTGATGGAGACAACTTTGTCGGAAAGCGAAAGCCCATGCGGAACCCAGTGGGTGGACCAAGTGGGGTTGAAAGTGCTGATAAGCCCACTTCATTAACCAAGCCCATAACTGTGGTTAGTTTATTAGACACAAAGGCTGTTGGGTCAGGCCCAAAGTCATCAAagttaaagaagaaaagcaGAGACTCTGGTGGGAGGAAAGAGAGCAACAAAAAGATTTTCCCAACTTGGAAAGAGGTGGGTGCGATCTCTGTCACTTCGATAGTGGTAGTTGATGCTAAGCAGAGATCCATGGGctctctagggttttctctgTCAAAAGTTAGGGAAGTTAAAGAATTTAGGGCGGGAGGTTCTGCGGCGCTGTCTGTGACTCGGAATGGGGCCAGTGCTGTCGGGGAGGCACCGACCATGGAGCTGTGTGGTGTTCGATCCAATCTGAGGGAGGAAGCTTATATGAGAACAGAAGGTAGTGGGGAGGATATGGAAATTATTCCAAACCCAGACCCGGAGCTACCTTCCCTAAGGGTGTCTTCAAATCAGGTAGGATTGAGCTCCTCTGAGGCGGCATCAACGCGCATTGCTTCCCtaatgtgttgtttcttttctctctttatacacgtgtttctttaa